From the genome of Streptococcus lutetiensis, one region includes:
- a CDS encoding HAD-IA family hydrolase, producing the protein MTTLIWDFDGTLVDSYEAIGEALKDTYAHYDLTFNEEWVMSFIIKESVKALLYKVAKEEDLDFAELSSFFKKEQEASDHKINPMPHMAEILKQTKQAGVSHFVYTHKGITANDVLERLGVHQYFTEVVTSANGFARKPEPEAIDYLLEKYHLDKSDTYYVGDRRIDVEAAENAGIKSINLGQPNSKINQKIADLSDIPVLLKA; encoded by the coding sequence TTGACAACTTTGATTTGGGATTTTGATGGAACTTTGGTGGACTCATATGAGGCAATTGGGGAGGCTTTGAAAGACACCTATGCACATTATGACCTTACTTTTAATGAAGAATGGGTTATGTCGTTTATCATCAAAGAATCGGTTAAGGCTTTGCTTTACAAGGTGGCTAAAGAGGAAGATTTGGATTTTGCTGAGCTGTCTAGTTTCTTTAAAAAAGAGCAAGAGGCGAGTGACCACAAGATTAATCCAATGCCACACATGGCAGAGATCTTAAAGCAAACCAAGCAAGCTGGCGTTAGCCATTTTGTCTATACTCATAAAGGCATTACGGCCAATGATGTTTTAGAAAGATTAGGTGTGCATCAGTATTTCACAGAAGTAGTGACATCGGCCAATGGCTTTGCACGTAAACCTGAGCCAGAAGCTATTGATTATCTGCTTGAAAAATACCATCTTGATAAGTCTGATACTTATTACGTTGGTGACCGTCGTATTGATGTTGAAGCGGCTGAGAATGCAGGTATCAAGTCAATCAATCTGGGTCAACCAAACTCAAAAATCAATCAAAAAATTGCAGATTTGTCTGATATTCCAGTACTTTTAAAAGCATGA
- a CDS encoding O-methyltransferase — protein sequence MVKSYSKTANHNMRRPVVKEGVVRYMRTRQKQNDGFLAELEAFAHQENIPIIQHEVVAYFRFLLQTLQPKNILEIGTAIGFSALLMAENAPEAKITTLDRNPEMIAFAKENFAKYDTRKQITLVEGDAVDTLSPLEGEYDFVFMDSAKSKYIVFLPEVLKHLKVGGVVIFDDVFQGGDIVKPIEEVRRGQRTIYRGLQRLFDATLDNPNLTASLLPLSDGLLMLCKNAEDVEL from the coding sequence ATGGTTAAATCATATTCAAAAACAGCAAATCACAATATGCGACGTCCTGTTGTCAAAGAGGGTGTCGTGCGTTATATGCGAACACGTCAAAAGCAAAATGACGGTTTTTTAGCTGAATTAGAAGCTTTTGCACATCAAGAAAATATCCCGATTATCCAGCACGAAGTCGTAGCTTATTTCCGTTTCTTGTTGCAAACCTTGCAACCTAAGAATATCTTGGAAATTGGAACAGCAATTGGTTTTTCAGCGCTTTTGATGGCAGAAAATGCACCAGAAGCTAAGATTACAACACTCGATCGTAATCCAGAAATGATTGCTTTTGCTAAGGAAAACTTTGCAAAGTATGACACTCGCAAGCAAATCACATTGGTTGAAGGCGATGCCGTTGATACTCTTTCACCCCTTGAAGGTGAGTATGACTTTGTCTTCATGGATTCTGCAAAATCAAAATACATCGTCTTTTTGCCAGAAGTTTTGAAACACTTGAAAGTTGGAGGTGTTGTGATTTTTGACGATGTCTTCCAAGGTGGTGATATTGTCAAACCAATCGAAGAAGTGCGTCGCGGACAGCGCACGATTTACCGTGGGCTTCAACGACTTTTTGACGCAACGCTTGATAATCCAAATCTGACAGCAAGCCTTTTACCACTTAGTGACGGACTGCTAATGCTCTGTAAAAATGCTGAAGATGTAGAACTGTAA
- a CDS encoding carbon-nitrogen family hydrolase: MKVSLIQMAIYEAEPKKNIENVLAWLEKAALDESDVIVLPEMWNTGYALEQMAELSDKDGQQTKNLLGKFAKENQVNLVAGSVATVKKNQFFNTTYVFNRAGQVIADYDKVHLFGLMGEDRFLQAGHRESTFELDGVKVASIICYDMRFPEWVRTLMATGARVLFVVAEWPKKRVPQWEILLRARAVENQAFVVAVNRVGQGVLDDFSGHSLVIDPLGNVILQAPDNQEGVFSVDIDLSEVEKVRGHIPVFADRKPELYH; this comes from the coding sequence ATGAAAGTTTCACTAATTCAGATGGCTATTTACGAAGCTGAGCCGAAGAAAAACATTGAGAATGTCCTTGCTTGGTTAGAAAAAGCTGCACTTGATGAGTCCGATGTGATTGTTTTGCCTGAGATGTGGAACACTGGCTATGCTTTGGAGCAAATGGCTGAGCTTTCTGATAAGGATGGTCAGCAAACGAAAAATTTGTTAGGAAAGTTTGCCAAAGAAAATCAGGTTAATCTGGTAGCTGGTTCGGTCGCGACAGTAAAGAAAAATCAATTTTTTAATACTACTTATGTTTTTAACCGAGCTGGTCAGGTGATTGCTGATTATGATAAAGTTCATCTTTTTGGCTTGATGGGAGAAGATCGTTTTTTGCAGGCTGGGCATCGTGAAAGTACTTTTGAGCTTGATGGTGTCAAGGTAGCTAGTATCATTTGCTATGATATGCGATTTCCGGAATGGGTGAGAACCTTGATGGCGACTGGTGCTAGAGTTTTATTTGTCGTAGCTGAGTGGCCAAAAAAACGTGTGCCACAGTGGGAGATTTTGCTGCGTGCGCGTGCAGTTGAAAATCAAGCTTTTGTAGTAGCTGTCAACCGTGTTGGTCAAGGAGTGTTGGATGATTTTTCTGGGCATTCATTGGTTATTGACCCGCTAGGAAATGTTATTTTGCAAGCGCCAGATAATCAAGAAGGTGTTTTTTCGGTAGATATTGACTTATCAGAGGTTGAAAAAGTTCGTGGTCATATTCCTGTTTTCGCTGACCGAAAACCAGAGTTGTATCATTAA
- the argC gene encoding N-acetyl-gamma-glutamyl-phosphate reductase: MRVSIVGITGYSGLELVKLLNNHKKVTIASIHATKEIGRRLSDLYPYLVGICDLVIEEFDADKIIAKSDLVFFATPSGVASKLAQPFVKADFPVIDLSGDHRLPAYLYEKWYKKTPASDEELNKFTYSLAEFTDVKGKKFISNPGCYATATELALIPLLKAGVVEEDSIIVDAKSGLTGAGKALSESSHFVNVHDNYVTYKLNRHQHIPEIVQELKLFDEKVSHIQFSTSLLPVNRGIMLTVYVKLKKPLTNANLFAIYEDSYKDTPFVRVQDDLPELHNVIGSNFTDIGFLYNEITNVLTIVSVIDNLIKGAAGQAVQNLNLMNGWDETEGLMISPNYL; the protein is encoded by the coding sequence ATGAGAGTGTCGATTGTTGGCATCACTGGATACAGTGGTCTAGAATTAGTTAAATTATTGAATAATCATAAAAAAGTAACGATTGCTTCGATTCATGCAACTAAGGAAATCGGTCGACGATTATCAGACTTATACCCTTACTTAGTTGGTATCTGTGACTTGGTTATCGAAGAATTTGATGCTGATAAAATCATAGCAAAGTCAGACTTGGTATTCTTTGCAACACCAAGTGGGGTCGCAAGCAAGTTGGCACAGCCTTTTGTGAAAGCTGATTTTCCAGTGATAGATTTGTCAGGGGACCATCGCTTGCCAGCCTATCTTTATGAAAAATGGTATAAAAAAACACCTGCTAGTGATGAAGAGCTGAATAAATTTACATATTCTTTGGCTGAGTTTACAGATGTTAAAGGTAAAAAATTCATTTCAAACCCTGGTTGCTACGCGACAGCAACAGAATTAGCTTTGATACCTTTGCTAAAAGCTGGTGTTGTCGAAGAAGATTCTATTATCGTGGATGCGAAAAGTGGTTTGACAGGTGCTGGTAAGGCACTTTCTGAGTCAAGTCATTTTGTTAATGTGCATGATAATTACGTGACTTACAAGTTGAATCGTCACCAGCATATTCCAGAAATTGTGCAAGAGTTGAAGTTATTTGATGAGAAAGTTAGCCACATTCAATTTTCAACATCACTTTTGCCAGTTAATCGCGGCATCATGTTAACAGTTTATGTTAAGTTGAAAAAGCCACTAACAAATGCTAATCTTTTTGCTATCTATGAAGATTCTTACAAGGATACGCCATTTGTTCGAGTGCAAGATGATTTACCAGAATTGCACAATGTCATTGGTTCAAACTTTACCGATATTGGTTTCCTCTACAATGAGATCACAAATGTCTTAACCATTGTTTCAGTTATTGACAATTTGATTAAAGGAGCGGCTGGGCAGGCTGTTCAGAACCTCAACTTGATGAATGGTTGGGATGAAACAGAAGGATTAATGATTTCGCCAAATTATTTATAG
- a CDS encoding peptidyl-prolyl cis-trans isomerase, with protein MANKEKSGFTKMIQSKAFKGVSIAVASALIGAGVTYLATNNNSETKALVTMKGNTITVSDFYSAAKSSKSSQQTMLNLILSRVFEDQYGSKVSDKEVTEAYNKTASSYGSSFSSALQAAGLTTDTYKQQIRTSMLVEYAVKEAAKDKLTTKNYKEAYKDYTPDTTATVIALSNEDKANSVHDQATADGADFDKIAKENTIAKKTEYTFDSADTKLPTDVMDAAFKQNEGSVSDVIKVMNSSTYSYTYYIVKTTKKTDKNSDWKTYKKRLKKAIMAKYQNDTNFQNQVIAKALDKANVKIKDNTFASILSQYATSSSSSSSASSSKASSTSSEASSSSSTEESSTTESSTDSAE; from the coding sequence ATGGCTAACAAAGAAAAATCAGGATTTACAAAAATGATCCAAAGCAAGGCTTTTAAAGGTGTTTCTATTGCCGTGGCTTCAGCTCTTATCGGTGCTGGCGTTACTTACCTTGCTACAAACAACAATTCTGAAACTAAAGCTCTTGTTACAATGAAAGGTAACACAATTACAGTATCAGACTTCTACAGTGCTGCAAAAAGTTCAAAATCTTCACAACAAACAATGTTGAACTTGATTTTGTCACGTGTCTTTGAAGACCAATATGGAAGCAAAGTTTCAGATAAAGAAGTGACTGAAGCTTACAATAAAACTGCTTCATCATATGGTTCATCATTCTCAAGTGCACTTCAAGCTGCTGGTTTGACAACAGATACTTACAAGCAACAAATTCGCACATCAATGTTAGTGGAATATGCTGTTAAAGAAGCTGCCAAAGATAAATTGACAACTAAAAACTACAAAGAAGCTTACAAAGATTACACCCCTGATACAACAGCTACAGTTATTGCTTTGAGCAACGAAGACAAAGCTAACTCAGTTCACGATCAAGCAACTGCGGATGGCGCTGATTTTGATAAAATCGCTAAAGAAAACACAATAGCTAAGAAAACTGAATACACATTTGACTCAGCAGATACAAAACTTCCAACAGATGTTATGGATGCTGCATTCAAACAAAATGAAGGTTCAGTTTCAGATGTTATCAAAGTAATGAATTCTTCAACATATTCATACACTTACTACATCGTTAAGACAACTAAGAAAACAGATAAAAACTCTGATTGGAAGACATACAAAAAACGCTTGAAGAAAGCTATCATGGCTAAATATCAAAACGACACAAACTTCCAAAATCAAGTTATTGCTAAAGCTCTTGATAAAGCTAACGTGAAGATTAAAGATAACACCTTTGCAAGTATTCTTTCACAATATGCAACAAGCTCATCATCAAGTTCTTCAGCTTCATCATCAAAAGCTTCATCAACTTCTTCTGAAGCAAGCTCATCAAGTTCAACAGAAGAATCATCAACAACTGAATCATCTACAGATTCAGCTGAATAA
- the alaS gene encoding alanine--tRNA ligase yields the protein MKQLTSAQVRQMWLDFWKSKGHSVEPSANLVPVNDPTLLWINSGVATLKKYFDGSVIPENPRITNAQKAIRTNDIENVGKTARHHTMFEMLGNFSVGDYFRDEAITWGFELLTSPEWFDFPKDKLYMTYYPDDKDTYNRWISLGVEPSHLIPIEDNFWEIGAGPSGPDTEIFFDRGEDFDPDHVGIKLLAEDIENDRYIEIWNIVLSQFNADPAVPRSEYKELPHKNIDTGAGLERLVAVMQGAKTNFETDLFMPIIREIEKLSGKTYDPDGDNMSFKVIADHIRSLSFAIGDGALPGNEGRGYVLRRLLRRAVMHGRRLGINETFLYKLVPTVGKIMESYYPEVLEKREFIEKIVRREEETFARTIDAGSNMLDQLLADLKAAGKDTVEGKDIFKLYDTYGFPVELTEELAEDKGFKIDHAGFEAAMKEQQERARASVVKGGSMGMQSETLSSITEESVFSYTEEVLDSTLSVIIADNERTEAVSEGQVLLVFAKTPFYAEMGGQVADHGVIKNDKGDIVARVTDVQKAPNGQALHTVDVLASLSVGTTYTLEIDSKRRHSVIKNHTATHLLHAALHHVIGEHATQAGSLNEEGFLRFDFTHFEAVTADELRQIEEEVNQQIWNAIPVKTVETDIDTAKSMGAMALFGEKYGKNVRVVTIGDYSIELCGGTHVSNTAEIGIFKIVKEEGIGSGTRRILAVTGKEAFEAYRQEEEDLKAIAETLKVPQLKEVTKKVVSLQEQLHKLQKENAELKEKAAAAQAGDVFKDVKEANGLRFVTSQVTVSDAGALRTFADNWKQKDYSDVLVLAAAIGEKVNVLVASKSKDVHAGNLIKVLAPIVSGRGGGKPDMAMAGGSDAAKIADLFAAVAENL from the coding sequence ATGAAACAATTGACTAGTGCGCAAGTGCGCCAAATGTGGCTAGACTTCTGGAAATCAAAAGGTCACTCTGTTGAACCTTCTGCAAACTTGGTTCCTGTAAACGACCCAACTTTGTTGTGGATCAACTCAGGTGTTGCCACACTTAAAAAATACTTTGATGGTTCAGTAATTCCAGAAAACCCACGTATCACTAATGCTCAAAAAGCTATCCGTACAAATGACATCGAAAACGTTGGTAAAACAGCTCGTCACCATACAATGTTTGAAATGTTGGGTAACTTCTCTGTTGGTGATTACTTCCGTGATGAAGCAATCACTTGGGGATTTGAATTATTGACAAGTCCAGAATGGTTTGACTTCCCTAAAGATAAACTTTACATGACTTACTACCCAGATGATAAAGACACTTACAACCGTTGGATTTCACTTGGTGTTGAACCAAGTCACTTGATTCCAATCGAAGACAACTTCTGGGAAATTGGTGCTGGACCTTCAGGACCAGATACTGAAATCTTCTTTGACCGTGGTGAAGACTTTGACCCAGACCACGTTGGTATCAAACTTCTTGCTGAAGATATCGAAAACGATCGTTACATCGAAATCTGGAACATCGTGTTGTCACAATTTAACGCTGATCCAGCTGTTCCACGTTCAGAATACAAAGAATTGCCACACAAAAACATTGATACGGGTGCCGGTTTGGAACGTTTGGTTGCGGTTATGCAAGGGGCTAAAACAAACTTTGAAACTGACCTCTTCATGCCAATCATTCGTGAAATCGAAAAATTATCTGGTAAAACTTATGATCCAGATGGCGACAACATGAGCTTTAAAGTTATCGCTGACCACATACGTTCACTTTCATTTGCTATCGGTGATGGTGCTCTTCCTGGTAACGAAGGTCGTGGATATGTGCTTCGTCGTTTGCTTCGTCGCGCAGTTATGCACGGTCGTCGCCTTGGTATCAACGAAACATTCTTGTATAAATTGGTTCCAACTGTTGGTAAAATCATGGAATCATACTACCCAGAAGTGCTTGAAAAACGTGAATTTATCGAAAAAATCGTTCGTCGTGAAGAAGAAACATTCGCACGTACAATCGATGCTGGTTCAAACATGCTTGACCAATTGTTGGCTGATTTGAAAGCAGCTGGTAAAGACACTGTTGAAGGTAAAGATATCTTCAAATTGTATGATACATATGGATTCCCAGTTGAATTGACTGAAGAATTGGCTGAAGACAAAGGCTTCAAGATTGACCACGCTGGCTTTGAAGCTGCTATGAAAGAACAACAAGAACGTGCGCGTGCAAGCGTCGTTAAAGGTGGTTCAATGGGTATGCAAAGCGAAACATTGTCAAGCATTACTGAAGAATCAGTCTTTAGCTACACTGAAGAAGTTCTTGATTCTACATTGTCAGTTATTATCGCTGATAACGAACGTACTGAAGCTGTTTCAGAAGGTCAAGTATTGCTTGTCTTTGCGAAAACTCCATTCTACGCTGAAATGGGTGGACAAGTAGCTGACCACGGTGTTATTAAAAATGATAAAGGTGACATCGTTGCTCGCGTGACAGATGTTCAAAAAGCTCCAAATGGTCAAGCTCTTCACACAGTTGATGTTCTCGCAAGCTTGTCAGTTGGTACGACATACACACTTGAAATTGATAGCAAACGTCGTCACAGTGTTATCAAAAACCACACAGCTACTCACTTGCTTCACGCTGCACTTCACCACGTTATCGGTGAACACGCTACTCAGGCTGGTTCTCTTAACGAAGAAGGATTCTTGCGCTTTGACTTCACTCACTTTGAAGCAGTAACTGCTGATGAATTGCGTCAAATCGAAGAAGAAGTTAACCAACAAATCTGGAATGCTATTCCAGTTAAGACTGTTGAAACTGACATTGATACTGCTAAATCAATGGGTGCTATGGCCTTGTTCGGTGAAAAATACGGTAAAAACGTACGTGTTGTAACAATCGGCGATTACTCAATTGAACTTTGTGGTGGTACACACGTTTCAAATACAGCTGAAATCGGAATCTTCAAGATTGTTAAAGAAGAAGGTATCGGTTCAGGAACTCGTCGTATCCTTGCTGTAACTGGTAAAGAAGCCTTTGAAGCATACCGTCAAGAAGAAGAAGACCTTAAAGCAATTGCTGAAACTCTTAAAGTGCCTCAATTGAAAGAAGTTACTAAGAAAGTAGTAAGCTTGCAAGAACAATTGCACAAATTGCAAAAAGAAAATGCTGAATTGAAAGAAAAAGCAGCAGCAGCACAAGCTGGTGACGTTTTCAAAGATGTTAAAGAAGCAAACGGTCTTCGCTTTGTCACTAGCCAAGTAACTGTTTCTGATGCAGGTGCCCTTCGTACATTTGCTGACAACTGGAAACAAAAAGACTATTCTGACGTTCTTGTCTTGGCAGCAGCTATTGGCGAAAAAGTCAATGTCCTTGTAGCAAGCAAATCAAAAGATGTTCATGCTGGTAACTTGATTAAAGTTTTGGCACCAATCGTATCAGGTCGTGGTGGTGGTAAACCAGACATGGCCATGGCCGGTGGTTCAGATGCTGCTAAAATCGCAGACCTTTTTGCAGCAGTAGCAGAAAATCTTTAA
- a CDS encoding pyridoxal phosphate-dependent aminotransferase, whose protein sequence is MFSQSDILQTLPKQFFASLVAKVNAKVAQGYDVINLGQGNPDQPTYDYIVDALIESAKNPASHKYSQFRGNANFKEAASQFYKDNYQVELDSEKEICVLGGAKIGLVEFPVATMNSGDLLLLPDPGYPDYLSSVSLGKIEYETFPLKEENNFLPDLSAIPEEVAKRAKFIYINYPNNPTGAVATPEFYEELVAWAKKYEVGVVSDFAYGALGADDFKNPSFLSTPGAKEVGVELYTFSKTFNMAGWRLAFAAGNAELIEALNLLQDHLFVSIFPAIQDAGAVALLDERAKAAIAELNHKYDERRHAFVKAAAKIGWHAFESKGSFYAWMPVPEGYNSESFADLLLNEAHVAVAPGKGFGQAGDGYVRIGLLVEPERLEEAVERIGQLGWFEK, encoded by the coding sequence ATGTTTTCACAATCAGATATTTTACAAACATTACCAAAACAATTTTTTGCAAGTCTTGTTGCTAAGGTCAATGCTAAAGTGGCACAAGGTTATGATGTAATAAATCTTGGGCAGGGAAATCCTGATCAGCCGACCTACGATTATATCGTTGATGCCTTGATTGAATCTGCTAAGAATCCAGCATCCCATAAATATTCACAATTTCGAGGCAATGCTAATTTTAAAGAAGCAGCTAGTCAGTTTTATAAGGATAATTATCAGGTGGAACTTGATAGTGAGAAGGAAATTTGTGTCCTTGGTGGTGCAAAGATTGGTCTGGTTGAATTTCCAGTAGCCACCATGAATTCTGGTGATTTGCTTTTGCTGCCTGATCCTGGTTATCCAGATTATTTATCAAGCGTTTCTCTTGGAAAAATTGAATATGAAACCTTTCCTTTAAAAGAAGAAAATAACTTTCTGCCAGATTTGTCAGCCATTCCTGAAGAAGTGGCAAAGCGTGCTAAATTTATCTACATCAACTACCCCAATAACCCAACTGGTGCTGTGGCGACGCCTGAATTTTATGAAGAATTGGTTGCTTGGGCGAAAAAATACGAAGTAGGTGTGGTTAGTGATTTCGCTTACGGAGCTTTGGGAGCAGATGATTTTAAAAATCCAAGTTTTCTCTCAACACCTGGGGCTAAAGAAGTTGGCGTTGAACTTTATACATTTTCCAAAACCTTTAATATGGCAGGTTGGCGTTTGGCTTTTGCGGCGGGAAATGCGGAGTTGATTGAGGCGCTTAACTTATTACAAGACCACCTTTTTGTCAGCATTTTTCCAGCTATCCAAGACGCTGGCGCAGTAGCTCTTTTAGATGAGCGCGCTAAAGCGGCAATCGCAGAGCTAAATCACAAATATGACGAGCGACGCCACGCTTTTGTCAAAGCTGCTGCTAAAATCGGCTGGCACGCCTTTGAGTCAAAAGGTTCGTTTTATGCTTGGATGCCGGTGCCAGAAGGTTATAACAGTGAAAGCTTCGCTGATTTACTCTTAAATGAAGCTCACGTCGCAGTCGCACCGGGAAAAGGTTTCGGACAAGCAGGAGATGGCTACGTCAGAATCGGACTCCTAGTTGAACCAGAACGCCTTGAAGAAGCCGTCGAGCGAATTGGACAGTTGGGATGGTTTGAAAAATAA
- the pepF gene encoding oligoendopeptidase F, translating to MSDNRSHIDEKYKWDLSTVFATDDAWEAELAKLDAGLEDAKKYKGHLTQSSKNLLTMTEHYLDLSRRLEKVYVYASMKNDQDTTVAKYQEYQAKATALYAKYSEVFAFYEPELMKLSAEDFAAFVAETPALSAYTHFFEQLFKRQAHVLSQKEEELLAGAHEIFGAAGETFEILDNADIVFPEVLDDEGNEVQLTHGNFISLLESKNRDVRKAAYEAMYATYEQFQHTYAKTLQTNVKVHNYDARVHHFKSAREAALSANFIPEAVYDTLIDRVNAHLSLLHRYVALRKKVLKLDDLKMYDIHTPLSEMDMSFTYEEALKKAEEVLAIFGKDYSERVHRAFTERWIDVHVNKGKRSGAYSGGAYDTNAFMLLNWQDTLDNLFTLVHETGHSLHSTFTRENQPYVYGDYSIFLAEIASTTNENILTETLLKEVDDDKARFAILNHFLDGFKGTIFRQAQFAEFEDMIHKADQAGEVLTSEYLNNLYADLNEKYYGLSKEDNPEIQYEWARIPHFYYNYYVYQYATGFAAASYLADKVVHGTQVDIDRYLDYLKAGNSDYPLNVIEKAGVDMTSSDYLDAAFKIFEDRLNELEALVEKGAHL from the coding sequence ATGTCAGATAATCGTAGTCATATCGATGAAAAATATAAATGGGATCTAAGCACTGTTTTTGCGACTGATGACGCTTGGGAGGCTGAATTAGCTAAGTTAGATGCTGGTTTAGAAGATGCTAAAAAATACAAAGGTCACTTGACGCAATCAAGTAAGAATTTGCTAACTATGACGGAGCATTATCTTGATTTGTCACGCAGATTGGAAAAAGTTTACGTCTATGCATCAATGAAAAATGACCAAGATACAACAGTGGCAAAATACCAAGAATACCAAGCTAAAGCCACAGCACTTTATGCTAAATACAGTGAAGTCTTTGCTTTTTACGAACCAGAATTGATGAAATTATCAGCTGAAGATTTTGCGGCATTTGTTGCTGAGACGCCAGCACTATCAGCTTATACGCATTTCTTTGAACAACTTTTCAAACGCCAAGCACATGTCTTGTCACAAAAAGAAGAAGAACTCTTAGCTGGTGCACACGAAATTTTTGGTGCTGCTGGTGAAACTTTTGAAATTCTGGATAATGCTGATATTGTTTTCCCAGAGGTTTTAGATGATGAAGGCAATGAGGTACAATTAACACATGGTAATTTCATTAGTCTTTTGGAATCAAAAAATCGCGACGTCCGAAAAGCAGCTTATGAAGCGATGTATGCCACTTATGAACAATTCCAACACACTTACGCTAAGACATTACAGACAAATGTTAAGGTTCATAACTATGATGCGCGTGTTCACCACTTCAAGTCAGCACGTGAGGCAGCACTTTCTGCTAACTTCATTCCAGAAGCAGTTTATGATACATTGATTGACCGTGTGAATGCACACTTGTCACTGCTTCATCGTTATGTGGCACTTCGTAAGAAAGTTCTTAAATTGGACGATTTGAAAATGTATGATATTCATACACCATTGTCTGAAATGGATATGAGTTTCACTTATGAAGAAGCTTTGAAAAAAGCAGAAGAAGTTTTGGCTATCTTCGGTAAAGATTATTCTGAACGTGTTCACCGTGCTTTCACAGAACGTTGGATTGACGTTCATGTCAATAAAGGAAAACGCTCAGGAGCTTATTCTGGTGGGGCTTACGATACCAACGCCTTTATGCTTTTGAACTGGCAAGATACGCTTGATAATCTGTTTACTTTGGTACATGAAACTGGGCACAGCCTTCATTCAACATTTACTCGTGAAAATCAACCGTATGTCTACGGTGATTACAGCATTTTCTTAGCTGAAATTGCTTCAACAACCAATGAAAATATTTTAACGGAAACGCTTTTGAAAGAAGTTGACGATGATAAAGCTCGCTTTGCGATTTTGAATCATTTCTTGGATGGTTTTAAAGGAACAATCTTCCGTCAAGCACAATTTGCAGAGTTTGAAGATATGATTCATAAAGCAGACCAAGCTGGTGAAGTATTGACAAGCGAATACCTTAACAATCTTTATGCAGACCTAAATGAAAAATATTATGGTCTTAGCAAGGAAGACAATCCGGAAATTCAATACGAATGGGCACGTATTCCGCATTTCTACTACAACTATTATGTTTATCAATACGCAACAGGTTTTGCAGCAGCAAGCTACCTAGCTGATAAAGTGGTTCACGGTACACAAGTTGATATCGACCGTTACCTTGATTACCTCAAGGCTGGTAATTCTGATTACCCACTTAATGTGATTGAAAAAGCTGGAGTTGATATGACAAGTAGTGATTATCTGGATGCTGCCTTCAAGATTTTTGAAGACCGCCTAAATGAACTAGAAGCCTTGGTTGAAAAAGGGGCACACCTTTAA
- a CDS encoding GNAT family N-acetyltransferase — translation MEIRPIDFCDEEAYCSFLASFKNDDNPFVAPETTREVTDFKVFVENSRAQEREAAHPDYSTVTTYYTFVDGSIAARIACRWQLEKGNLSTVGGHIGYQTSPKFRRQGIMTRPLNFALEEYGKRGISPVLITAREDNIASRHIIEKAGGALENSIDLEDGQRLARY, via the coding sequence ATGGAAATTCGACCAATTGACTTTTGTGATGAAGAAGCTTACTGCTCTTTTCTAGCGTCTTTTAAAAATGATGATAATCCTTTTGTTGCTCCTGAGACGACGCGCGAAGTCACTGATTTTAAGGTGTTTGTAGAAAATAGCAGAGCTCAAGAAAGAGAAGCTGCTCATCCAGATTATTCGACAGTGACCACTTATTATACGTTTGTAGATGGTAGCATTGCTGCGCGAATTGCTTGTCGTTGGCAACTTGAAAAAGGAAATCTATCGACTGTTGGTGGACATATCGGCTATCAAACCTCACCAAAATTTAGACGACAAGGTATTATGACAAGACCTCTTAACTTTGCCCTTGAAGAATATGGTAAACGTGGGATTAGTCCCGTTTTGATCACAGCACGTGAAGACAATATTGCCAGTCGTCACATTATTGAAAAAGCTGGCGGGGCTTTAGAAAATAGTATTGATTTAGAAGACGGGCAGCGTTTAGCACGTTATTAG